A part of Numenius arquata chromosome 2, bNumArq3.hap1.1, whole genome shotgun sequence genomic DNA contains:
- the MCM5 gene encoding DNA replication licensing factor MCM5: protein MSGFDDPGIYYSDSFGGDAAADEGQIRKSQLQKRFKEFLRQYRVGTDRTGFTFKYRDELKRHYNLSQYWVEVEMEDLASFDEDLADYLYKQPAEHLQLLEEAAKEVADEVTRPRPSGEETLQDIQVMLRSDANAANIRSLKSDQMSHLVKIPGIVIAATPVRAKATKIAIQCRSCRNTISNIAVRPGLEGYALPRKCNTEQAGRPKCPLDPYFIMPDKCKCVDFQVLKLQESPDAVPHGEMPRHLQLYCDRYLCDKVVPGNRVTVMGIYSIKKSAQSKNRSRDNVGVGIRSAYIRVVGIQVDVEGSGHSFAGSVTPQEEEELRRLAAMPNVYETIAKSIAPSIYGSTDIKKAIACLLFGGSRKRLPDGLTRRGDINLLMLGDPGTAKSQLLKFVEKCSPIGVYTSGKGSSAAGLTASVIRDPSSRSFFMEGGAMVLADGGVVCIDEFDKMREDDRVAIHEAMEQQTISIAKAGITTTLNSRCSVLAAANSVFGRWDETKGEENIDFMPTILSRFDMIFIVKDEHNEERDMTLAKHVMSLHVSALTQTQAVEGEIELNKLKKLISFCRTKCGPRLSAAAAEKLKNRYILMRNGTRQHEQESDRRSSIPITVRQLEAIVRIAESLAKMKLQPFATEADVEEALRLFHVSTLDAAMSGSLSGAEGFTTQEDQEMLSRIEKQLKRRFAIGSQVSEHSIVQDFMRQKYPEHAIYKVLQLMMRRGEIQHRMQRKVLYRIK, encoded by the exons ATGTCCGGCTTCGATGACCCCGGCATCTACTACAGCGACAGCTTCGGGGGCGATGCGGCGGCGGACGAGGGGCAGATTCGGAAGTCCCAGCTGCAGAAGCGGTTCAAGGAGTTCCTGCGGCAGTACCGGGTGGGCACGGACCGGACGGGCTTCACCTTCAAATACAG GGATGAGCTTAAACGGCACTATAACCTGAGTCAGTACTGGGTGGAGGTGGAGATGGAAGACTTGGCCAGCTTTGATGAAGATCTCGCTGACTATCTGTACAAGCAACCAGCGGAGCACCTGCAGCTG ttggaagaagcagcaaaagaAGTCGCAGATGAGGTCACCCGTCCTCGTCCTTCAGGGGAGGAAACTCTCCAAGACATCCAGGTCATGCTGAGATCGGATGCCAACGCAGCCAACATCCGCAGCCTGAAG TCTGACCAGATGTCCCACCTCGTGAAGATCCCTGGGATCGTAATTGCAGCGACCCCTGTGAGAGCCAAAGCCACCAAAATAGCCATCCAGTGCCGCAGCTGCCGTAACACCATCAGCAACATTGCGGTGCGCCCGGGCCTGGAGGGTTACGCTCTCCCCAGGAAATGTAACAC AGAACAAGCCGGCCGCCCAAAATGCCCACTGGACCCCTATTTCATCATGCCAGATAAGTGTAAGTGCGTGGACTTCCAGGTCCTGAAGCTGCAGGAGTCCCCAGACGCTGTGCCGCACGGGGAGATGCCCCGGCACTTGCAGCTGTACTGCGACAG GTACCTGTGTGACAAAGTTGTCCCAGGGAACAGAGTCACTGTCATGGGCATCTATTCCATCAAGAAGTCTGCCCAGAGCAAGAACAGAAGCCGTGACAACGTGGGTGTGGGCATCCGAAGTGCTTACATCCGTGTGGTGGGCATCCAGGTGGACGTGGAGGGCTCAG GACACAGCTTTGCTGGCTCAGTGACTCCTCAAGAAGAGGAGGAACTTCGTCGCCTTGCTGCCATGCCCAACGTCTATGAGACCATCGCCAAGAGCATCGCGCCCTCCATCTATGGCAGCACCGACATCAAGAAGGCCATTGCTTGCCTCTTATTTGGAGGCTCTCGCAAGAG GCTCCCGGATGGACTGACCCGCAGAGGAGACATCAACTTACTGATGCTGGGTGACCCTGGCACGGCCAAATCCCAGTTGCTGAAGTTTGTTGAGAAGTGTTCCCCCATTGGG GTATACACttcagggaaaggcagcagcgcTGCTGGCTTGACGGCCTCGGTGATCCGCGACCCTTCCTCCAGGAGTTTCTTCATGGAGGGAGGAGCCATGGTGCTGGCGGACGGGGGAGTGGTGTGCATCGATGAGTTTGACAAG ATGCGGGAGGATGACCGTGTGGCCATACACGAGGCCATGGAGCAGCAGACTATCTCCATTGCTAAG GCAGGAATCACAACCACTCTCAACTCCCGCTGCTCAGTGCTGGCTGCTGCCAACTCTGTCTTCGGGCGCTGGGATGAGACCAAGGGCGAGGAGAACATTGATTTTATGCCCACCATCCTGTCCCGATTTGACATGATTTTCATCGTCAAGGATGAGCACAATGAGGAGCGAGACATG ACGCTGGCCAAGCACGTGATGTCCTTACATGTGAGCGCCTTGACACAGACCCAGGCCGTGGAGGGCGAGATTGAGCTGAACAAGCTGAAGAAGCTCATCTCCTTCTGTCGGAC GAAGTGTGGCCCTCGGCTGTCAGCGGCggcagcagagaagctgaagaaCCGCTACATCCTGATGCGGAACGGCACTCGCCAGCACGAGCAGGAGAGCGACCGCCGCTCCAGCATCCCCATCACTGTCCG GCAGCTGGAGGCTATCGTGCGCATTGCTGAGTCCCTGGCGAAGATGAAGCTTCAGCCTTTTGCTACTGAGGCAGATGTTGAGGAAGCCTTGCGGCTCTTCCATGTGTCCACGCTTGATGCAGCCATGTCGGGCAGCCTGTCAG GGGCAGAAGGCTTCACGACACAGGAGGACCAAGAGATGCTGTCTCGCATTGAGAAGCAGCTCAAGCGCCGCTTTGCCATCGGCTCTCAGGTGTCAGAGCACAGCATTGTCCAGGACTTCATGCGGCAG AAATACCCAGAACATGCCATCTACAAGGTGCTGCAGCTGATGATGCGGCGGGGAGAGATCCAGCACCGCATGCAACGCAAAGTCCTCTACCGCATCAAGTGA